Proteins from a genomic interval of Salvelinus alpinus chromosome 7, SLU_Salpinus.1, whole genome shotgun sequence:
- the pttg1 gene encoding securin: MASIIFTERNATLHTPALKMRQRLQSVPENLLKTPVTGKKFHTPLQSGRKALGAVNKITSMPAVNGQEKNKLLETQETKVKTLPQTKVEEYPDIERFIPYDPLEFENYVIPEDVVCLSHLVLPGLVRLPEMQYLPEEDFEVLETYTCFSPLKNLPCSDNCATELDAFLQTINKLTIDLPPEMDEC, encoded by the exons ATGGCTTCAATCATCTTCACTGAGAGAAATGCAACCCTCCATACACCTGCTCTGAAGATGCGCCAGCGGTTGCAATCTGTTCCAG AGAACCTCTTGAAGACCCCTGTGACTGGAAAGAAGTTTCATACTCCTTTACAGTCTGGTCGCAAGGCTTTGGGAGCAGTGAACAAGATAACATCAATGCCAGCTGTAAATGGACAAGAGAAGAACAAACTCCTTGAGACACAG GAAACAAAAGTTAAAACCCTCCCTCAGACCAAAGTAGAAGAATACCCAGATATTGAGAGGTTTATCCCCTATGACCCACTTG AGTTTGAGAACTATGTCATCCCAGAGGATGTGGTTTGCCTGAGTCATCTTGTGCTGCCTGGACTGGTACGTCTCCCAGAAATGCAATATCTGCCTGAAGAGGACTTTGAAGTGCTTGAGACATACACATGTTTTTCTCCGTTGAAGAACCTACCTTGCTCAG ACAATTGTGCTACAGAATTGGATGCATTCCTTCAAACTATCAACAAGCTGACCATTGACCTGCCCCCAGAGATGGATGAATGCTGA